The DNA segment ACGCGAGCGAGCGCAGCACCTCGCCCGCCATCTCCACCGTGTAGTCGATCTGCTCCTCGGTGTGAGCCGCGCCGATGAAGTTCACGTCCCGGCGCAGCAGGATGCCCCGGCGGGCCATGCCACCCTGGAACGGCGTCATCAGTTTCGCGTGCTCGGCCATGTCGGGCGAGTAGCGGAAGAACGGGATGGCGTCGTAGCCCAGCACGCGCAGCTTGGAGCCCGCGGCCTCCGCCTTCTGGTTCACGCCCTCGCGCAGCTTGCGGCCCAGGTGTGAGACGTGCTTCGCGGGGTCGTTGTGCTTGTAGTGCTTGAGCACCGCCTCGCAGACGGCCAGCGTCAACAGCTCACCGCCGAAGGTGGTGGAGACCTGGAGGTCCGCCAGCTTGGAGAGGTACTTCTCCGGGCCGGAGATGGCCGACAGCGGCATGCCCGCGGCGATGCTCTTGGACATGCAGCAGATGTCCGCCTTCACGCCGAAGAACTCCTGCGCGCCGCCCAGCGCCAGACGGAAGCCCGTCACCACCTCGTCCATCACGAACATCACGTTGTGCGCCGTGCACGCCGCGCGCACCTGCTTCATGAAGTCCGCGGACAGCACGCGGTTGTACGGGATGGAGAGAATCACCGCCGCCAGCTGGCCGGCCTGCTTCTCGATGGTGGACAGCAGCACGGCCTCGTCCGGTGGCGTGAAGAGCGGCAGGCGCGTCGTCAGGCCGGCGATGGCGGCCGGCACTCCCGGCGTGTCGAACATGAAGTGGTCATGCCAGCCGTTGTAGCCGACCGTGATGATGCGCTCCTTGCCCGTCACGTAGCGCGACAGGCGCACCGCCGCGGACGTGGCGTCCGCGCCCGTCTTGAAGAAGCGCGCCTGCTCCGCGCCCGGCACCAGGTCCAGCAGGGCCTGGATGGACGTCACCTCGACGGGCGTGGGCAGCGAGTGGAGGACCCCTTCCTCCAGGTGCTTGCGGATGGTGTCCACCACCGCGGGGTGGTTGTGGCCCAGCATGTTGGCGCCAAGGCCGCTGATGAAGTCGATGTACTCCTGGCCGTCCACGTCCTCCACCAGCGCGCCCCGGCCCTTGGCGAGGAACACGGGGAAGGAGCCGGGGGCGAAGTGCTCCGGCTTCTTCATCATCGACTGGGTGACGCCGGGGACCGTCTTGCGCGCCTCGGCGAGGAGCTGGTTCGAGCGCTCCAGCTTCATCTCACCCTGGATGGGGCGAGGGAGGGACGGGTGCTTCTGGGTGGGCATGTCCATGGGGCTTCCTTTGAGTCGAGGTGCTTCGGGTGCTGCGTTTCAGGGGAAAAGTCCGAGGCTCACGTCGTCGCTGTCTTCAGGGCCACCGCGCTCCGGCCGAACGTCCACAACAGGCCCAGCGAGAGGAGCGTCACGGCCACGGCCATCCACCCCACCTGTCCGAAGCCGACGAGCGCGCCGTCCGGCGCGGTGGAGATGAGCAGGCCGCTCACCCACGCGGCGAGCCCCGAGGCGCCGTCGCTCGCGGCCATGTTGACGGCGAGGAACCGGCCGCGCAGCGAGGGCGGCACGCGCGACGACACCAGCGCGATGGTGGGGATGGCGCGCGTGGACGTCACCGCCATGAAGAGCACGAAGGCCGCCGTCACCACCGGCAGCGAGGAAGAGGACAGGTGGGTGAACAACAGGTGCGGGCCCACGGTGCCCACCAGGAGCCACCCGAGCATCCGCCCCGCGCCCAGGCGGTCCGTGAAGCGGCCCACCAGCTTCGCCGCCACCAGCGTGCCCGCGCCGCCGCCCAGGTAGACCCACGGCAGGTCCGTCTGCGCGAGGCCCAGGTTGCCCACCATGAAGGTGCCCAGGTACGGAATCAGCAGGAAGCTGGCGAACACCACGAAGAAGGTCAGCACCCAGCCCAGCGCCACGCCCGGCGAGGCCAGCGTCGCCAGCGGATTGCTCCGGGGCTCGTGGGCGCCGCGCGACAGGTGCTGCACGACGGGCGGGAGCACGCGCCACAGGCCCAGCCACATCACGAGCGCGAGCGCGCAGATGGCGAAGAACGGCGAGCGCCAGCCGAACAGGTTCGCGAGCCCCAGGCCCAGCGGCACCCCGGCCA comes from the Myxococcus fulvus genome and includes:
- the mxcL gene encoding myxochelin B biosynthesis transaminase MxcL; translation: MDMPTQKHPSLPRPIQGEMKLERSNQLLAEARKTVPGVTQSMMKKPEHFAPGSFPVFLAKGRGALVEDVDGQEYIDFISGLGANMLGHNHPAVVDTIRKHLEEGVLHSLPTPVEVTSIQALLDLVPGAEQARFFKTGADATSAAVRLSRYVTGKERIITVGYNGWHDHFMFDTPGVPAAIAGLTTRLPLFTPPDEAVLLSTIEKQAGQLAAVILSIPYNRVLSADFMKQVRAACTAHNVMFVMDEVVTGFRLALGGAQEFFGVKADICCMSKSIAAGMPLSAISGPEKYLSKLADLQVSTTFGGELLTLAVCEAVLKHYKHNDPAKHVSHLGRKLREGVNQKAEAAGSKLRVLGYDAIPFFRYSPDMAEHAKLMTPFQGGMARRGILLRRDVNFIGAAHTEEQIDYTVEMAGEVLRSLA
- the mxcK gene encoding myxochelin export MFS transporter MxcK, which translates into the protein MEPFVNAASPPPQERMLALLLAGVQFSHLLDFMIIMPLGPEFIRRFGLTTAQFGAMVSSYTLASAAMGVLGLFWLDRFDRKRTLLAIYAGFILATAACGLASGFVSLLVARSLAGACAGLMGAVIMAIIADLVPGERRGRAIGTVMSALGLSAVAGVPLGLGLANLFGWRSPFFAICALALVMWLGLWRVLPPVVQHLSRGAHEPRSNPLATLASPGVALGWVLTFFVVFASFLLIPYLGTFMVGNLGLAQTDLPWVYLGGGAGTLVAAKLVGRFTDRLGAGRMLGWLLVGTVGPHLLFTHLSSSSLPVVTAAFVLFMAVTSTRAIPTIALVSSRVPPSLRGRFLAVNMAASDGASGLAAWVSGLLISTAPDGALVGFGQVGWMAVAVTLLSLGLLWTFGRSAVALKTATT